In Pseudomonadota bacterium, the genomic stretch AAGGTCGCCTACGTCGAGCCCTCGCGGCGGCCGACCGACGGCCGCTACGGGGAAAATCCGAACCGCCTGCAGCACTACTATCAATATCAGGTCATTCTGAAACCTTCGCCGCTCAACATTCAGGACCTTTATCTCGACAGTCTCCGGACGCTCGGCATCGACCCGCTGGACCATGACATTCGCTTTGTCGAGGATGACTGGGAATCCCCGACTTTAGGGGCCTGGGGTCTGGGCTGGGAGGTCTGGCTCGACGGCATGGAAATCACCCAGTTCACCTATTTTCAACAGGTCGGAGGTTTCGATTTAAAACCGATTCCCGGCGAGATAACTTATGGCATTGAACGAATCGCCATGTACCTGCAGGGGGTCGACAACGTCTACGATCTGAAATGGAACGACCGTTTTTTCTATGGCGATGTGCATCATCGCGGCGAAGTCGAGTGGTCGCGATATAATTTCGAGGAAGCCGACGTCGAAATGCTGCTGCAGCTTTTCAACATGTACGAGAAGGAAGGCCTACGCCTGGCGGAAAAAGAGATGGTGCTGCCCCTTTATGACTGTTGCCTGAAATGCTCTCACGTCTTCAATCTGCTGGATGCGCGCGGAGCCATCTCGGTCACCGAGAGAACCAGCTACATCGGCCGGGTCCGCAATCTGGCCAAATTTTCGGCCGCAAACCACCTCAGACAACGCGAAGAGATGGGCTTTCCCTTACTCGCGCGGCAGTAAGAGAAGGAAACGTCCCGGTTCTTTCATGAGCCCGGCGGTCTGCTCTGCCGCCAGATCGTCGCCACAGTAAAGATCGACCCGGAAAGGGCCGGTGATGGCGCCGCCGGTATCCTGATTAAGCACCAGGCGCCGGCTGTCGCGCCAACCCGAAAGTTTACCCTCGTCGGTAAAAGTCGGCAGCCGGGTTTCTATCCAGGCCAGGGCACCGCCGGGAAACAGGGTTCGATCCGTGGCGATCGAACGCCCCCCGGTCAGCGGCGCCTGATCGCAGCCCAGAGGTTCCCGGCCGGGCAGTTCACGAAAAAAAACATAACTTGAATTGACGGTAAAGATTTCCTGCCGGCGCTCGGGATGGGCCTTGAGCCAGGCCCGAATCGACGGCATGGAAACCTCATCCCGGGTCATGATTTCCTGGCGCACCAGCCAGCCCCCGATACTCTGGTAAGGGTGGCCGTTGGCGGCGGCGTAGCCGACCATCAGGGACCCGCCTTCAGCCAGCTCGATCTTTCCCGAACCCTGAATCTGCAGGAAAAAACGGTCGATTTCATCATCCACCCAGACCAGTTCCAGCCCGCGGTCGAGCAATGTTCCCGCATAATCGATTTCAGCCCGGGCATGATAGGGCACGACCGTGCCGTTTTTCAGCAGACGGCCGCGAAGCTTGGGAAAGACCAGTTCATCAATTTTGGGAATCAGGGGCAGGGCCTCAAGCCAGGGCCAGAGTTTGGCCACCGGGCGGCGCAGATCGAAGTTACTCAGATCGACCACCACCAGATCATCCGGCTGACGATACAGCGGATAACAAAACCGCGGACTCGGTTGCAAGGCGCCCCGCAGGGTCGGAACGTAGTAACCGGTATACAGGATCGGTGACGCCGGGCGCCGCCGGGGCAGCCATGATTTTTTTCGCACTTCCAAAAAGACGAAGTGTTTTTCCAGATACGCGGCCAGGGCCGGCCGGGCCGGCGATAAGGCGAGAAAGCTCAGCAGTTCGACCTGCGCCCGACGCAAGCGGGCAAGGCCAACCGAAATCGTTCCGTAAGTAAAAACCCGATCCTGGGGCAGTCTGTCAAAATAACCGAGATTACGCTCCAAAGCCAGCGCCAGGGATTGGGGATCAAGATCATCGTCCAAGATCAGAGCCTGGGGCGCGACGGCCTCAAAAACCGCTCTTTCTCCGGCAAACCGGCTCAGCCGCGCCGATAAAAGCGCCGCCGCCGAGAGCAGCAAGACCAGAAAAACTCCCCACCGCGCCGCCGCGCGTCGCGAAATCATCATCAAACATACCCCCCAAAGGAAAAACAGCAGCTAACCTTCAGATAAGCCGACCTTAAAGCTGATTACTTTTACGCGGGAAAAATCCGTATTTTCCTGATTTTCCCGTCTCAAGACAGGCTGAAATCAACTACACTGAACAGTTTCAATAATAATTTAAATTTAGTCTTGCATTTTAGAAGCAACTCGCCCTAAAAAGCAATGATAAAACCAGCAACCTTGACAAAGTCCGAGCGCGGTCCCATTTTATCATTATCAGTTCACCTTACAAAAATGAAATCGTCGCGCAATGAATATTTCCGGCACCGAAGATGAGTGATTTCGCTTTTGACCAGCAAACCTGGGTCGTCGATAAGCATAAAAATCGGCTGGCGGAGCCCCCCCGCTATAAAGTCCTGCTCCATAATGATCACTACACCAGCATGGAATTTGTGGTCGAGATTCTGGAAGAGGTCTTTCATCACAGCCGGACGGCGGCCGAAAGCATCATGCTTCAGATCCATCGTCAGGGGCTGGGCTGCGCGGGCGAGTATGATCGGGAAATCGCGGAGAGCAAGGTGGCGACCGTCACTCGCCGGGCCGGCGCCGCGGGATTTCCTCTGCGTTGCAGCCTGGAGAAGGTTTAAGCGACGGCAATCTCAACCTTAAGCGGACCGGCGTGAAAAAAACCGGTTTCCGGCCGGCCTACCGGCCACTGGAGAACATGATCAATCCCGAGCTGGAACAAGCCATTGTCGCGGCCTTTCGCGAAGCCAAAACCCGAGAACACGAATATCTGACGATTGAGCATCTGCTGTACGCCACCCTGCAAAGTGAAAGCGGACGCCGGATTATCGAACAGTGCGGCGGCGACATCGTCACCCTGATCGCCCGCCTGGAAAATTATTTTTCGGCCCGGATTCCCAAATTAAAAAACGGCGCTCAGAGCGCGCCGACGGAAACCCTCGCCTTTCAGCGGCTGATTCAAAGAACCCTGATTCATGTTCAGATGGCGGAGAAGCCGGAAGCCGAACTCGGCGACCTGCTGGCCTCAATCTTTGAAGAGGATGAAAGCCACGCCTGTTTTTTTCTGCGTGACCAGGGCATCACCCGGCTCGACATCTTACGCCTCCTTTCCGCCGCCGATGAAACGGCCGCGGCACCACACGCGGCACCCGCCGCCGGGCCAAGCGAGCGCCGTTTCGACAAAAACCATGATTCCGGTGCGGACAGCCGCGCGGCGGAGAAAAAAAAAGCCACGCCACTGGCCGCTTTCACCGTTGACCTAAAAGCCCGAGCCGCCGCCGGGGACATCGACCCCCTGATCGGGCGCGAGAGCGAAATGCAGCGCACCCTGCAGGTCCTCTGCCGCCGCCGGAAAAACAACCCGCTGCTGATCGGCGAGCCCGGAGTAGGCAAAACCGCGATGGCCGAAGGTCTGGCGCTGCGTCTGCATCAGGGCCGCGCCCCCGCGAGTCTGCTCGACTATCAGATTTACGCTCTCGATCTGGGCGCGGTACTGGCCGGCACCAAATATCGGGGCCAGTTTGAGGAAAGGCTGAAGGGAATCATCGCGGAACTTGAAAAAAAGGGCAAGGTTGTTCTGTTTATCGACGAGATTCACACCCTGGTCGGAGCCGGGGCCGCCGGCGGCAGTTCCATGGACGCCTCCAACCTGCTCAAACCGGTGCTGGCCGCCGGGCGAATTCGCTGCCTGGGTTCGACCACGCACGAGGAATACCGGCATAATTTCAGCCGCGACCGGGCCCTGGCCCGCCGTTTTCAGGCCATCGACCTGGCCGAACCCAGTCCCGAGGAAAGCTATGCCATTCTGCAGGGACTCAAGGCTTCCTATGAAGAACATCATCAGGTTCGTTACAGCCAGGCCGCCCTGCGGGCGGCGGTCGAGCTCTCGGCCCGTTACGTCAACGATCACTGCCTGCCGGACAAGGCCATCGACGTCATCGACGAAGCCGCGGCGGCAGCACGCCTGAACGCGAACGGCCATGAACTCAGGACCATTCGCGTGCCGGATATCGAGAAGGTGGTCTCGCAGATGGCCCGGGTTCCGGTCAAGAAGGTCAACGCCGATCACAGCGCCCGTCTGGCCGCTCTCGACAAACATCTGCGAGCCCGGATTTTCGGTCAGGATGAAGCCATCGCCGCCCTCTTTCGGGCCCTGAAGAGGACCCATGCCGGCCTCAATCAGCCGGAGCGCCCTGTAGGCTCATTTCTCTTTACCGGGCCGACCGGAGTCGGCAAGACCGAAATCTGTCGCCAGGCGGCCGACTGTCTGGGCATCGAACTGATCCGTTTCGACATGAGTGAGTACATGGAAAAACATGCGGTCGCCCGGCTCATCGGCTCGCCGCCCGGCTATGTCGGTTTTGAACAGGGCGGGCTGCTGACCGAACAGATCCGCAAACATCCGCACGCCCTTCTGCTTCTGGACGAGATCGACAAGGCCCATCCCGACATCTTCGCGATCCTGCTGCAGGTCATGGATTACGCCACCCTGACCGACAACAACGGCAAGAAAGCCGATTTCCGGCACACCATCCTGGTCATGACCAGTAACGCCGGAGCCCGGGAGATGGCCGCCAACAGCATCGGTTTCGGCCAGACAAAAGCGCATGAGCCGCAGGACCGAGGGCGCAAGGCCCTGGAGAAGCTGTTCAGCCCGGAATTCCGCAATCGCCTGGATGAAATTATCTTTTTCAAACCCCTGAATCAGGACATCATGCTGCAAGTGGTAGATAAATTCATGCTGCGGTTGGAAGCTTTCCTCAAACCGCGCAAGGTCAGGCTCGCGTTGTCGGCGGCAGCCCGAATCTGGCTGGCTGAAAACGGCTATCAGCCCAAATTCGGCGCCCGCCCCCTGGACCGCCTGATCCAGGAGAACATCAAGGATCGCCTAGCCGATGAAATTCTTTTCGGTCGGTTAAAACAGGGCGGCGACGCCCGGATCGAACTGAAACAGGGCAAACTCGAAATCATCATCGCCGGCAAAGCTTAAATCACGTGTGGCCTTACCGCCCGGCGGGCGGTAAGGCCACACGCTTTACTGCAGCAGCAGCCGGTCCACAGTCAACGTCCCGGCCGCAATCGTCAAGG encodes the following:
- a CDS encoding ATP-dependent Clp protease adaptor ClpS yields the protein MSDFAFDQQTWVVDKHKNRLAEPPRYKVLLHNDHYTSMEFVVEILEEVFHHSRTAAESIMLQIHRQGLGCAGEYDREIAESKVATVTRRAGAAGFPLRCSLEKV
- the glyQ gene encoding glycine--tRNA ligase subunit alpha; translation: MNFQDVVLNLERYWANHGCIIQQPYDLEVGAGTFNPATFLRSLGPEPYKVAYVEPSRRPTDGRYGENPNRLQHYYQYQVILKPSPLNIQDLYLDSLRTLGIDPLDHDIRFVEDDWESPTLGAWGLGWEVWLDGMEITQFTYFQQVGGFDLKPIPGEITYGIERIAMYLQGVDNVYDLKWNDRFFYGDVHHRGEVEWSRYNFEEADVEMLLQLFNMYEKEGLRLAEKEMVLPLYDCCLKCSHVFNLLDARGAISVTERTSYIGRVRNLAKFSAANHLRQREEMGFPLLARQ
- the clpA gene encoding ATP-dependent Clp protease ATP-binding subunit ClpA: MINPELEQAIVAAFREAKTREHEYLTIEHLLYATLQSESGRRIIEQCGGDIVTLIARLENYFSARIPKLKNGAQSAPTETLAFQRLIQRTLIHVQMAEKPEAELGDLLASIFEEDESHACFFLRDQGITRLDILRLLSAADETAAAPHAAPAAGPSERRFDKNHDSGADSRAAEKKKATPLAAFTVDLKARAAAGDIDPLIGRESEMQRTLQVLCRRRKNNPLLIGEPGVGKTAMAEGLALRLHQGRAPASLLDYQIYALDLGAVLAGTKYRGQFEERLKGIIAELEKKGKVVLFIDEIHTLVGAGAAGGSSMDASNLLKPVLAAGRIRCLGSTTHEEYRHNFSRDRALARRFQAIDLAEPSPEESYAILQGLKASYEEHHQVRYSQAALRAAVELSARYVNDHCLPDKAIDVIDEAAAAARLNANGHELRTIRVPDIEKVVSQMARVPVKKVNADHSARLAALDKHLRARIFGQDEAIAALFRALKRTHAGLNQPERPVGSFLFTGPTGVGKTEICRQAADCLGIELIRFDMSEYMEKHAVARLIGSPPGYVGFEQGGLLTEQIRKHPHALLLLDEIDKAHPDIFAILLQVMDYATLTDNNGKKADFRHTILVMTSNAGAREMAANSIGFGQTKAHEPQDRGRKALEKLFSPEFRNRLDEIIFFKPLNQDIMLQVVDKFMLRLEAFLKPRKVRLALSAAARIWLAENGYQPKFGARPLDRLIQENIKDRLADEILFGRLKQGGDARIELKQGKLEIIIAGKA
- a CDS encoding murein transglycosylase; this encodes MMISRRAAARWGVFLVLLLSAAALLSARLSRFAGERAVFEAVAPQALILDDDLDPQSLALALERNLGYFDRLPQDRVFTYGTISVGLARLRRAQVELLSFLALSPARPALAAYLEKHFVFLEVRKKSWLPRRRPASPILYTGYYVPTLRGALQPSPRFCYPLYRQPDDLVVVDLSNFDLRRPVAKLWPWLEALPLIPKIDELVFPKLRGRLLKNGTVVPYHARAEIDYAGTLLDRGLELVWVDDEIDRFFLQIQGSGKIELAEGGSLMVGYAAANGHPYQSIGGWLVRQEIMTRDEVSMPSIRAWLKAHPERRQEIFTVNSSYVFFRELPGREPLGCDQAPLTGGRSIATDRTLFPGGALAWIETRLPTFTDEGKLSGWRDSRRLVLNQDTGGAITGPFRVDLYCGDDLAAEQTAGLMKEPGRFLLLLPRE